One region of Drosophila teissieri strain GT53w chromosome 2L, Prin_Dtei_1.1, whole genome shotgun sequence genomic DNA includes:
- the LOC122614833 gene encoding serine/threonine-protein kinase meng-po, with translation MGTIEKRSFSFRLRRSFGDGGSTNSRNSNNNSSTCTNHNNQKRCSTPLTPTSTSTGRLEVPGAASVSRRSSIYKKPDKNDGGQIHLIPDVELPLMTFADQYNIEKTLAEGCFAKILLCRHRPTSTLVVLKAVHAELTTIKEFQKEFHYNYELSHHHHILSAYAVAFQTMDYYVFAMEHAPYGDLASNIGPNGLHENACKLISEQLSSALGFMHSKSLVHRDLKIENILVFTPDFTRVKLCDFGATTKKGMLVHKVKHTWTSCVPPEQLELIKNERFQCLPVSDSWQFGILLYNILTGNPPWQSADWVKDQSYANFMKYEQRKTTKVPDNFRRFSPRLMRCFRKYLSHDPEDRCKITEVAKYMKDRWVECRISTSKSATLISPTNHDQDSCIYLNQREGRLSGDENKLRFKRMMSTYGLDIPIDQAMVRRRVWDWLSTCDANFDPDVESLHALDLLQ, from the coding sequence AGAAACGCTCATTCTCCTTCCGGCTGCGTCGATCCTTCGGCGATGGTGGCAGCACcaacagccgcaacagcaacaacaacagcagcacctgCACCAACCACAACAACCAGAAGCGCTGCAGCACCCCACTGACGCCGACGAGCACCAGCACTGGGCGCCTGGAGGTGCCGGGAGCTGCGAGTGTGAGCCGCCGGAGCAGCATCTACAAGAAGCCGGACAAGAACGATGGCGGCCAGATCCACCTCATACCGGACGTGGAGCTGCCGCTGATGACCTTCGCCGACCAGTACAACATCGAGAAGACGCTGGCCGAGGGCTGCTTCGCCAAGATCCTGCTGTGCCGGCACAGACCCACCAGCACGCTGGTGGTGCTCAAGGCGGTGCACGCCGAGCTGACCACGATCAAGGAGTTCCAGAAGGAGTTCCACTACAACTACGAGCTCTCCCATCACCACCACATACTGAGCGCCTACGCGGTGGCCTTCCAGACAATGGACTACTACGTGTTCGCCATGGAGCACGCACCCTACGGCGATCTGGCCTCCAACATTGGACCCAATGGGCTGCACGAGAACGCCTGCAAACTGATCTCGGAGCAGCTGAGCTCCGCCCTCGGCTTCATGCACTCCAAGAGCCTGGTGCACCGCGACCTGAAGATCGAGAACATTCTGGTCTTCACGCCGGACTTCACGCGAGTGAAGCTGTGCGACTTCGGGGCCACCACCAAGAAGGGCATGCTGGTGCACAAGGTGAAGCACACGTGGACCAGTTGCGTGCCGCcggagcagctggagctgatcaagaaCGAGCGCTTCCAGTGCCTGCCCGTCAGCGATTCCTGGCAGTTCGGCATCCTGCTGTACAACATCCTCACCGGCAATCCGCCGTGGCAGTCCGCCGACTGGGTGAAGGATCAGTCCTACGCCAACTTCATGAAGTACGAGCAGCGCAAGACCACCAAGGTGCCGGACAACTTCCGGCGCTTCTCGCCCCGGCTGATGCGCTGCTTCCGGAAGTATCTGAGCCACGATCCCGAGGACCGCTGCAAGATCACCGAGGTGGCCAAGTACATGAAGGACCGCTGGGTGGAGTGCCGCATCTCCACCTCCAAGTCGGCCACGCTCATCTCGCCCACCAACCACGACCAGGACTCCTGCATCTACCTCAACCAGCGGGAGGGTCGTCTATCCGGCGATGAGAACAAGCTGCGCTTCAAGCGCATGATGTCCACCTACGGACTGGACATTCCCATCGACCAGGCGATGGTGCGGCGGCGCGTGTGGGACTGGCTCTCCACCTGCGACGCCAACTTTGATCCGGACGTGGAGAGTCTGCACGCCCTGGATCTGCTGCAGTAG
- the LOC122626101 gene encoding uncharacterized protein LOC122626101: METRKLTVKRHLPVTKGDVLAKKKSHRKLDEMPTHSKRLVVTRSGRVVVSRSDQQFVFPASQSEGDGEEDSNDLSLDADDEEYWGHAFEQPKWTGRKRRSSCKSSSTNASPEAVPSLVYLELGNKVLIVRDEPQPNIVLGNDEELKTKMHKFLGLMPSRRKLYNPAVDSDMDPQDDEKIVSREENQAEIRDDFVRQANVYSLEECTPDFVKEPIDLSGLPSKKQLAANCRRHKSSVACLERHKGFYGFVQSLSPAISLNRCHPLALTYRQTNFHQRKVALAKVLFNMFNHAIFHCGLQVPIIWKHSMTTRWKCQLAIDTSGKRTAEILLLRRIATAAELIQLLLHGMCHAASFVFNRELSHGDNCRRWAYQARMALPEAPTIEENCFGSFKYTCTMCTRCSYGVADLSTQLLRCSHCQFEVSVKPCNIKIHDGARSDPTLTPFKCFIRDNYLKLGEEGGTTHSSKMALLNEEFMKMNSTKA; encoded by the coding sequence ATGGAGACCCGGAAGTTGACCGTGAAGCGGCACTTGCCAGTGACCAAAGGCGATGTGTTGGCTAAAAAGAAATCTCACCGAAAACTGGACGAGATGCCCACCCACTCAAAGCGCCTGGTGGTGACGCGCAGTGGTCGTGTTGTAGTATCGCGGTCGGACCAGCAGTTTGTCTTCCCAGCTTCTCAGTCGGAGGGCGATGGCGAGGAGGACTCCAATGATCTGTCGCTGGATGCCGACGACGAGGAGTATTGGGGACATGCCTTCGAGCAGCCCAAGTGGACGGGGCGCAAAAGGCGTAGCAGTTGCAAATCCAGCAGCACCAACGCGTCGCCAGAAGCAGTACCTTCGCTGGTCTACCTAGAATTGGGCAATAAAGTCCTTATCGTTAGGGACGAGCCACAGCCCAACATCGTCCTGGGAAACGATGAGGAGCTGAAAACGAAGATGCACAAGTTTTTGGGTCTGATGCCATCACGCCGCAAGCTCTACAATCCTGCGGTGGATAGCGATATGGATCCGCAGGATGATGAAAAGATAGTGTCCAGGGAGGAGAACCAGGCTGAAATCAGGGATGACTTTGTGCGCCAAGCCAATGTCTACTCTCTTGAGGAGTGCACCCCGGACTTTGTCAAGGAGCCCATTGATCTAAGCGGTCTTCCCAGCAAAAAGCAGTTAGCCGCCAACTGCCGCCGCCACAAGAGCAGTGTAGCCTGCCTGGAGCGGCACAAAGGGTTCTACGGATTCGTTCAGTCGCTCAGCCCGGCGATCTCGCTCAACAGGTGCCATCCGCTGGCGCTCACCTACCGGCAGACCAATTTCCACCAACGCAAAGTGGCACTGGCCAAGGTGCTGTTCAACATGTTCAACCACGCCATCTTCCACTGCGGCCTGCAGGTGCCCATTATTTGGAAGCACTCCATGACCACGCGATGGAAGTGCCAATTGGCCATCGACACCTCCGGTAAGCGCACGGCCGAGATTCTACTCCTGCGCCGCATAGCGACTGCAGCCGAGCTCatccagctcctgctgcacGGGATGTGCCATGCGGCGTCTTTCGTGTTCAACCGGGAGTTGAGTCACGGCGACAACTGCCGCAGATGGGCCTACCAGGCGAGGATGGCCTTGCCGGAGGCACCCACCATCGAGGAAAACTGCTTTGGTAGCTTCAAGTACACCTGCACCATGTGCACCCGCTGCTCCTACGGCGTGGCCGACTTGAGCACGCAGCTCCTACGTTGCTCCCACTGCCAATTCGAGGTGAGTGTGAAGCCGTGCAACATAAAGATACACGACGGCGCCCGGTCAGATCCGACTTTGACCCCGTTCAAGTGCTTCATCCGGGACAACTACTTGAAGCTGGGCGAGGAAGGAGGCACCACGCACTCCTCCAAGATGGCGCTGCTCAACGAGGAGTTCATGAAGATGAACTCCACAAAGGCTTAG